In Parabacteroides timonensis, the genomic stretch ATGATGCGGCGTTTAGCGTAGTACATCTGGGTAATGTTCTTCCCTTCTTTAGCACGATAAGGCAAATGATGTTTGGGGAAACGGATCTCATCCAGGGTCTTGTCTTCCAGGCGACTACGGCCATACTCGGATGTAAGTTCGCTTAATTGTTCGATATCTTTACGTTTACTGCACCATTCTTCACGGATACGGGGAATACCGGCTGTTATGTCGATATTTATCTTCGGATCAGAAAAAGGACCGCTGGTATCGTATACAATTACCGGATTGTTCTTTTTGAAGATCTTTTCTCCGTTCTCTTCAACAGTTACAGTATCCAGCAATTTGATTTTACGCATTCCTACCTTGATCTTATTGATCTCGCCCGGTACATATATTTTCTCCGACGACGGATAAGTTATACGCATCGTATTCTTCTTGTTTGCCATTGATTTATATTTTAGTATTTATTTATTTCATTAATAAAGCGACGTGTTTCTTCTACAGGATCATCCGCATTGATTATTGCGCCGGAAACAGCTATACCAGTTATGCCGGTTTGCATCAATGCCCCGACATCTTCCAGGCAAATACCTCCGATTGCAAATATCGGTATATTATAGCCAGCATCCTTGCATTGCTGTATTATTCTTCGATATCCATCCAATCCCAGGACCGGACTTAATTTCTTTTTTGTCTCCGTATGACGAAACGGGCCTAATCCGATGTAAGAGGCTCCTTGTTCAACGGCACGTTTTATATCCTCAAAAGTATTAGCCGTGGCACCAATGTAAAAAGTTTCATCCGGCGTAAGGAACTCGTCGGTTTTCTTCCAGGCCTCAGACACCGGAATATCTTCTTTTCCCAGGTGGACAGCTGTTGCACCACACCGTAAAGCTATTTTTATGTTGTCATTGATGCAATATACACATGGGGTAGTATGCATATTGATTAACTGACCGATCTCCCTGGCTGTGAAAATATTCATATTCTCTTTCATCCGGAGTTGAACCCATGAACAACCTCCGTCCAGAACCATTTTAACTTCCTCGGCTTCTGTATACTTGGATGTCCGGTGAGTGATAAACATCAAACGTTCCCCATTGGTATGAGGAATGAAACGGCCTCTGTTTGCAGGTTCGTTTATTTTATATTCTATTGCCATAAAGCTAATTGTTTATATCGTTCTATAATTGATTCAATTTTGTTTCCGGAAGGTTCATTTCCCCATAAGGCTCCCAAAACAGCTACTCCGCCAAAGTTAAGTGGCTTTATCAAAGGGATAGTCGTTTGGTCCATCCCTCCGAGAGCTATCACTTTTTCATTGATAATACCATCAGAGGCCGCTTTTTGCAGTACTTCCATCGGGAATCCACTGCCATAACCCTCTTTGGATATGCTTTGAAAAATAGGACTGAGGAATACATAAGCCAGTTTCCGGTTCTCATGGATTTCCTCCAGCGAGTGACAAGAGCGGCTGATGCTTCCTTTAAATCCTTTCGGTATCGAATAATTCCGGCTGTTCAGATGGATACCAGCCAGTTTATATTCCGGAACCAGTTCGAAATGATCGTGTAATACAATACGTGGATAGTATTCCGGTGGTATAGTCTCCAGCAGCCGTCGTAATTCATCAATATTACTTTGGGGTTTACGTAGATGCAATCTTTCCATACCTTCCTGAAACAGAAAGGATAATATCCGGCTTTCACCTTCAAAGAAGTGAGGTGTTGTAATAACGATCAGTTTCATAACCCATTCGTTTTTATTTTTGCCAAAGGTATCGGAGCAAAGAAATGATTCAAAGGCCCGTGTCCATGACCGGTTGTTACATCTTTTCCGGCAAAAATAGCTTTTGTAATATACTCTTTGGCCAATTTCACTGCTTCCTGTAGATTTTTTCCTAATGCTAAATAAGCAGCAATGGCGGAAGACAATGTACAACCGGTTCCGTGCCCGTTTGTTGTTGCTATTGTTTCTGCCGAAAGTCGGAGAGGGGTTGAATTGGTAACATATAATATATCAGTCATGTTATCTCCTTTCAAATGACCGCCTTTCATCAGGACGGCACGACATCCCAACGCAAGTAGTTTATTTGCAGCCTGCTCCATTTCTTTTTCAGAGGAGATCTTCATACCCGAAAGAAATTCTGCTTCATCGATATTGGGTGTCACCAATGTCGTTCGTTTGAATAGTTCGCGTACAATAATATGAATAGCATCATCGTGCAATAACTTATTACCGCTGGTAGAGATCATCACCGGATCTAAAATTATATAGGAAGGAGAAAATTTATCTATCGTATCTACAACAATCTCCGCAGCGGCTTTATTATGCAGCATGCCAATCTTGACAGCGTCAATTGTAATATCTTCAAAGACTGCATCCAACTGTCCTTTCAGTATCTCGGGAGAAATAGCTTGAATGCCTCTGACTCCCTGTGTATTCTGGGCTGTAACGGATGTTATCACAGAAGCGCCATAAACTCCTAATGCAGAAAATGTTTTAATATCTGCTTGTATACCGGCTCCGCCGCCGCTGTCTGAACCGGCGATTGTAAGTGCTGTCGGATAGCGATACGTTGTATCTGTTTTCATTTTTACACGCAAAAGGAGGGAAAAGCCTTTGTCTGTCTTTCCTACGGCGGCATTACCCGCATCAGGTTCACAGGGTATAATCTCAGCCCGTTTACAGTATGGCACCCCCTTTTCGTGGGCAAAGGTAACAAGATTGACAGGAGAAAACAAAAGTGAATTGTTAAATTTAAGAGAGATTTTATAGCAGTAACGAAATAATCTCTTATATTTGTCACTGCAATTCGGGTCTAAAATAAACAAATCATGCAGAAGCAAACAGGTTTGTATGTTATTACTGGTGGACCAGGCACGGGTAAAACATCACTAATAGAAGAACTTAAAAGGTCGGGATTTAAAGCTGTAGAAGAAGTTGCACGCGAAATAATAAAAGAGCAGATGCAGCAAGGCGGAGAAGCCCTTCCGTGGAAAAATACAGGATTGTACACAAAGAGTATGCTGGAACGTTCCATTGAATCGTATCTGGCTAATGCCGGGAACGATGGCATATTATTCTTTGACAGAGGAATCCCCGACACATTGGCTTATGCCCGGCTGATCGGGTTGGTGGATACTGAGAAAATAGAACAAGCAGTAGATCAGTACAGATATAACAATCTGGTATTTATACTGCCTCCCTGGGAAGAAATATACTGTACGG encodes the following:
- the thiD gene encoding bifunctional hydroxymethylpyrimidine kinase/phosphomethylpyrimidine kinase — translated: MKTDTTYRYPTALTIAGSDSGGGAGIQADIKTFSALGVYGASVITSVTAQNTQGVRGIQAISPEILKGQLDAVFEDITIDAVKIGMLHNKAAAEIVVDTIDKFSPSYIILDPVMISTSGNKLLHDDAIHIIVRELFKRTTLVTPNIDEAEFLSGMKISSEKEMEQAANKLLALGCRAVLMKGGHLKGDNMTDILYVTNSTPLRLSAETIATTNGHGTGCTLSSAIAAYLALGKNLQEAVKLAKEYITKAIFAGKDVTTGHGHGPLNHFFAPIPLAKIKTNGL
- a CDS encoding thiamine phosphate synthase, which translates into the protein MKLIVITTPHFFEGESRILSFLFQEGMERLHLRKPQSNIDELRRLLETIPPEYYPRIVLHDHFELVPEYKLAGIHLNSRNYSIPKGFKGSISRSCHSLEEIHENRKLAYVFLSPIFQSISKEGYGSGFPMEVLQKAASDGIINEKVIALGGMDQTTIPLIKPLNFGGVAVLGALWGNEPSGNKIESIIERYKQLALWQ
- a CDS encoding thiamine phosphate synthase encodes the protein MAIEYKINEPANRGRFIPHTNGERLMFITHRTSKYTEAEEVKMVLDGGCSWVQLRMKENMNIFTAREIGQLINMHTTPCVYCINDNIKIALRCGATAVHLGKEDIPVSEAWKKTDEFLTPDETFYIGATANTFEDIKRAVEQGASYIGLGPFRHTETKKKLSPVLGLDGYRRIIQQCKDAGYNIPIFAIGGICLEDVGALMQTGITGIAVSGAIINADDPVEETRRFINEINKY
- a CDS encoding AAA family ATPase — translated: MQKQTGLYVITGGPGTGKTSLIEELKRSGFKAVEEVAREIIKEQMQQGGEALPWKNTGLYTKSMLERSIESYLANAGNDGILFFDRGIPDTLAYARLIGLVDTEKIEQAVDQYRYNNLVFILPPWEEIYCTDKERKQLFNEAIDTYYVMKEVYEKAGYTLIEIPKLPVMERRNFVINCIRVS